In one window of Porites lutea chromosome 8, jaPorLute2.1, whole genome shotgun sequence DNA:
- the LOC140946847 gene encoding NPC intracellular cholesterol transporter 1-like, protein MALTALFLRSIVAVFMMTVLAQDGNSVARKEKEIYGSKFDPFFRTEQLIIRPTKNLPGGYHQQPYNNFIPFGPIFHLDLLNQALDLQNCIANMTVETEDGETVRLQDICFQPKTNVCAVESLFQYFQNNKTRLNKCISLLGYDCDDKPSYDLNVYDYHDHVLDCTSSPTSDDNLKLKESCLSAYGGPIMPDMVLDGFDGKAYQNATTLIITFVVNNHKDTTKFKKAMAWEKAFIEYMKGYTKDPKNGNLTISFSAERAIHGERDRETPSVTDITI, encoded by the exons ATGGCTCTAACAGCGCTGTTTCTCCGCTCGATCGTGGCCGTGTTTATGATGACCGTACTTGCACAG GATGGAAACAGTGTGGCGcgcaaggagaaagaaatttacGGATCCAAGTTTGATCCATTTTTTCGCACTGAACAGCTTATTATTCGACCAACGAAGAATCTACCAGGTGGATATCACCAACAGCcctataataattttattccaTTTGGGCCTATCTTCCATCTAGATTTACTAAATCAG GCTCTTGATCTGCAAAATTGTATTGCCAACATGACTGTGGAAACAGAAGATGGCGAAACAGTCAGACTCCAGGACATCTGCTTTCAGCCGAAGACAAATGTGTGTGCAGTCGAGAGCCTCTTTCAGTATTTCCAGAACAACAAAACCAGACTGAACAAATGTATATCGCTCTTGGGGTATGACTGCGATGATAAACCATCCTATGACCTTAATGTATATGACTACCATGATCATGTTCTGGATTGCACAAG TTCTCCAACATCAGATGATaatttgaaattaaaggaatcttGCCTTTCTGCATACGGAGGACCTATTATGCCTGACATGGTGCTAGATGGATTTGACGGTAAAGCGTACCAGAATGCTACAACCTTAATTATCACTTTTGTTGTAAATAACCATAAGGATACAACCAAGTTCAAGAAGGCTATGGCGTGGGAAAAGGCGTTCATTGAATACATGAAAGGTTACACAAAGGATCCTAAGAACGGAAATCTGACCATAAGCTTCAGTGCCGAGCGTGCCATTCATGGTGAGCGAGATCGAGAGACTCCGAGTGTCACCGACATAACAATTTAG